The stretch of DNA ACATAATTTTTATCAGTACAGGGGTTGATTTTTATCAGAAATGCAAAAACAAACCGTCCCTTTCCGGAGCAGGCAGGTAGGAAAAAGACTTGTGCTATAATGTGCTTTGGATCCTTCGAAGGTACTAGTGACTCAAAATGGGCCCTGGTTCAGTACGCCCATTCCAAATAAAGCAAAATCATATTTTACGGGGTCATTAGGATCAAATTCCTTTAGCCGCTGGGTGAGTTCCAGGACGGCCTGCCAATCGCGTTGCTTTCGTTCCAGCAAGCGCAGCTGTCGGGCTACCCGCTCCACATGAACATCTAGGGGCATGAGCAATTGACTCGGTTGAATACCCTTCCAAAGGCCAAAATCAACGCCTCGGTCATCCTGTCGCACCATCCAGCGCAAAAACATATTCAGCCGTTTGCAACTGGAATTGCGGGAAGGGGTAGGAATGTGTTTACGGGTTCGCTGAGGGGCATCGGGCAGTGAAAAAAAAGCGTTGTGAAAGCCGATCAAGGCAGGACCTACATGCTCAGCTGTTGGCAGCAGGTGTTGGCTAAAGGCGGTTTCAAGAGAGGTATTGGTTTTGTAATACTGTTGGAAAAAGTGCAAAAAATAGAGGGTATCTGTATACTGAAAGGTTCGGTGTTTGAATTGGGCAAAACGCTTTCGGTCTTTTTCCTCGTGATTCAGGATGAATTGATAAGGCGCTCCATCCATTAAATCGACCAGTTCCAAGGATTTGTTGATGATGGTCTTGCGTTGTCCCCAAGCCAAGACGGCCACCCAGAACCCCATCAGTTCAATATCTTGTAAATCAGTAAATTGGTGAGGGATGCAGATGGGGTCATCAGCTATAAAACCTGAGTGGTTAAACTGATTGACGGATTGATCGAGAAAATCCTTTAAATCATCGGACGATATAGCCATTTTTTACCATTTCTAACAATTTCCTATCAAATAGATGCTAAAAGCGCGCCTATACAAAATAAATCATACAAAAAAAAGTTTACGATAGGAGCACTTTACTATATTATGACTGCAACAACAACATACACTTTATTATTGGCTGCCATTTATTTGGGCCGGAAGGCTTTAGGGATGGTGAAATAGTCTCGCCCCAAAAAAACATTGATAACATCTGGAATTCATTTCTCCTTTTGAGGGTTTTCGTATAGCTTAAATTTAGCAAATCCCATCCTTTGAAGCCAATGATTAACCGATACCCGC from Saprospiraceae bacterium encodes:
- a CDS encoding TIGR02757 family protein, whose product is MAISSDDLKDFLDQSVNQFNHSGFIADDPICIPHQFTDLQDIELMGFWVAVLAWGQRKTIINKSLELVDLMDGAPYQFILNHEEKDRKRFAQFKHRTFQYTDTLYFLHFFQQYYKTNTSLETAFSQHLLPTAEHVGPALIGFHNAFFSLPDAPQRTRKHIPTPSRNSSCKRLNMFLRWMVRQDDRGVDFGLWKGIQPSQLLMPLDVHVERVARQLRLLERKQRDWQAVLELTQRLKEFDPNDPVKYDFALFGMGVLNQGPF